Part of the Sphingomonas sp. Leaf357 genome, TTCTTCGATGCGGTTCCGGCGATCGCATGGTCGGCCCATATCGGCGGATATCAGCCGGCACAGAAATGGCTGAAGGACCGGCGCGGGCGCAGCTTGTCATGGGACGATATCGGCCATTATCAGCGCATCGTGAAGATTCTCGCCGAAACCGATCGGATCATGGCGGGGATCGTCGTGCCGCTCGAATAAATCGGCTCGCGAAAGGCGGCGGGCGCTGTCCTACAAGGAGCCGAGGCGGTAAAAGCGTATCGAACCCGCTCCGTTCTTTCTCATCCCCGCCACCCGACAGCATCGCGCCCGGCCGCGCTTCCCGCCGCGCCGCAGCCGATACCGTGTGAACTTCAGTGAACTTCGCGGCCCTCACCCAGGCATACCGTGTCGACTTGTGTGAACTTCGGCCCGCCGCTTCCCTTTTCGTGCATCATCCGCTAAGGGCCGCGCTCCAAGATTTCCCCCGAAAATTACCAGAGGTTTGTTTGGCCAAGGAAGAACTGCTCGAAATGCGCGGCCAGGTGGTGGAGCTTTTGCCCAACGCCATGTTCCGCGTGAAGCTCGAAAACGATCACGAAATTCTCGGCCATACCGCCGGCAAGATGCGCAAGAACCGCATCCGCGTGCTGGTGGGGGACGAAGTGCTGGTCGAACTCACGCCCTACGATCTCACCAAGGGCCGCATCACCTACCGCTTCAAGTAAACGGCTAGGTTCGCCTTCCCAAACCGTTCGTGCTGAGTAGAGACCGAGTAGCCGAAGGCGTATCGAGGGCTCGTATCGAAGCACCGTTGGAGCGCGTGACGCCTGTCCTTCGATACGCCCTCTCGATACGCCCTGCGGGCTACTCGATGGCTACTCGGGACGAACGGGCGCGAGCAGGTAGGAATGACAGACTCCATCCCCCACCTCGTCCTCGCCTCCACGTCGCCCCGCCGTCTGGAGCTGCTCGCCCGTATCGGCATCGCGCCTGCGCGCCTCGCCGCGCCGGACGTGGACGAGGATCCGCTGCCGGGTGAAGCGCCCCGCCTTTATGTGCTGCGCATCGCCACCGCCAAGGCGCATGCGGTGGAGCGCGCCGCGAACGAGGTGATCCTGTCCGGCGACACGACCATCGCGGTCGGCCGCCGTATCCTGGGCAAGCCGGAGGACGAGGCGGACCTGCGCCGCATGCTCGGCCTGCTGTCCGGCCGTCGCCACCACTGCCTGTCCGCCGTCTGCGTCATCGACACCGCCGGCACGGCGCGCACGCGTCTGTCCGACACGACCATAGCCTTTAAGCCGCTCTCGCCCGCCGAGATCGACGCCTATGTCGCCAGCGGCGAAGGCATGGGCAAGGCCGGCGGCTATGCGATCCAGGGGCGCGCCGAGGCCTGGGTGCGGATGCTCTCGGGCAGCCACTCGGGCGTCGTCGGTCTGCCGCTGTTCGAGACGCGCGCCTTGCTCGGCAGCGCGGGCGTCCCACTTGCCTGAATGGCTCTACGAAGCCGGCATCGGCGAAGCCCGCGCCGCCTTGGTCGCGGACAATCGCATCCTCAAGGTGCGAATCGAGCCCGATGATGGCGCCGTCCGCGTCGGCACCGTCACCCCCGCCCGCCTGATCGAGATCACCCGCCCGGGCCGCGAAGGCCGCATCACGCTGGACGACGGCGGCGAGGCCACGTTTTCCCCCCTGCCGCCCGGGATCACGCAGGGGAGCCGCCTGACGGTCCGAATCGTCCGCGCGGCGATCCCGGAGGCCGGCCGACCCAAACGCCCCCGCGCCGCGCCCACCGACGAAGCGCCCGGCCCCGGCCCCGACCTCCTCGCCCGCATCACCGCCACCGGCCACCCTGTCCGCACGCTGCGCGCCCACGAACCGGATGCGCTCGAACAGTCCGGCTGGTCAGAGGTGCTGGAAGAGGCCCTGACCGGCGAGATCGCCTTTGCCGGCGGCGCGCTGCGCATGACGCCGACTCCGGCGATGACCCTGTTCGACGTGGACGGCACCGGCGACCTCGATTCGCTCGCTCTCGCCGCCGCGACCGCCGTGGCCGAGGCGATCGTGCGCCACGATATCGGCGGGTCGATCGGCATCGACTTCCCCACGATCACCGGCAAGGCCCCGCGCCTGGCCGTCGCCGGCGCGATCGACGACGCGCTGCCCGGGCCGTTCGAACGCACCGCGGTCAACGGCTTCGGCTTCCTGCAGATCGTGCGTCCGCGGATCCACGCCTCGCTGCCCGAACGGCTGCGCGCCGATCCGTCCGCCGCGAAGGCCCGCGCCCTGCTGCGTCAGATCGAACGCACCCCGCCCCCGGTACCGCGCCGGCACCGCGTCTCCGCCCGCCTGCTTGCCACGCTCGCCGCGCACCCCACATGGGTGGAAGACCTCGCCCGCCGCACCGGCGTGGTGCCGACCTTCGAGCTGGAATGACGATGGCCAAGACTGACGCCTGCCCGATCTGCGGCAAACCCCCCGCCGGAACCCACAAGCCGTTCTGCAGCCAGGGGTGCCGCGACCGCGATCTGCTGCAATGGCTGGGCGAGGGGTATCGCATCCCGGCCGGCCCTTTGAACGTCGATGAAGCGGATAGTCTGCCGGATGGGCTGGACAGCCGTGGGTCCGCCGACTAAGAGCGCGCTTCCGATCGAAAGATCGGTGTGCCCGAGTAGCTCAGTTGGTAGAGCACACGATTGAAAATCGTGGTGTCGGTGGTTCGAACCCGCCCTCGGGCACCACTCCTTTCTTGTCGGCGCAGGTCCGCGGAAAGAGAGCGGTGGTTGCCCCCTTACGATCGGACGCGCGTTCGACCTTGGCAGCGAAAAACGAAGCCGGGTTTGGCCGGTATCCAAGCGACCGCCACGCGCTCGGAAGCGCCGCACGTCGATGCGCACCGCAAGCTCGCCCTGCAGAACCAGCCATCTTCAAAAATTTGATCTGGAAAGGCCGCAAGGACGGGCCGGTACGGCACCGCATTGACACGATAGCCGACACCGGTTCTATATATCTCACCAATAGCATTGATGATCCCCGTCGAATGGGGGCTGTGCTGGAGCGGAGAGATACTCATGGCCAGCAAGACCTACGGAGCGGACGAAGCGATCCCGATCGCTGCGGAAGAGAGCTATCCGTCCGCCGCCTATGGCTGGTTCGTCGTCTTCGTCCTGACCGTGGCGTATGTCTTCTCGTTCCTCGACCGCCAGATCCTGAGCCTTCTCGTGGAACCGATGAAGCGCGATCTCGCGCTCAGCGATACGCAGATCAGCCTGTTGCAGGGATTGGCCTTCGCCTTGTGCAACGTGCTGGTGGGGCTGCCGCTCGGCCGCCTCGTCGATTCGAAACGGCGCACCTGGCTCGTCGCCGGCGGCATCGGCTTCTGGAGCCTCGCCACCGCCGGCTGCGGGCTCGTGCGGAGCTACGGCGCCCTGCTCGCCTTGCGCATGGGCGTGGGTGCGGGCGAGGCCGTCCTGACGCCGGCGGCGAACTCGCTGATCGGCGATCATTTCCCGCCCCACAAGGTCGGCCTGCCATTGGCGGTGTACAGTATCGGGATCTATATCGGCGGTGGTCTGGCGCTCGTGATCGGTGCGACGATCATCGCCGGAACCCTGAAATCCGGCCCGACATTGCTGCCGTTGATCGGCGAGATCAGGCCCTGGCAAACTGTCTTCCTGATCATCGGCCTGCCCGGTCTGCTGGTCGCGTTGGTGGCATTGTGCCTGCGCGAACCTCGTCGCACGGGTGCGGTGCATTCGGTGACCGCCGCCGATGGCAGCCAGGTCGCCGCGGCCCTGCCGCTGCGCGACGTGCTCGCCTATCTCCGGGCGAACAAGCGCGCCTTCCTGGCGATCAACCTGTTCATGGGCTTCTCCGCGGTCGCGGGCTACGGCGTGGCGGCCTGGGTTCCCACGATGTTCATCCGGCGTCACGGATGGAGCGCCGTCGAGATCGGCCACATCTACGGCGTGCTGCTACTGACCTTCGGCACCGCCGGCGTGTTGTGCGGCGGGTGGCTCGGCGACGTGATGACCCGGCGTCGCGGCGCCTCGGGCCGGCTGCGCGCGGCCGTGTGGGTGAAGCTGGCGACGATCCCGCTGATCTTCGGCTATACGCTGCTCCCGAACGGATCCTGGGCGCTCGTGCCGCTGGCCGGCGCGGTCTTCCTGCCGACGTTCCTGAACGGCCTCAGCCCCGCGATCATCCAGCAGATGGTGCCGAACCAGATGCGCGGCACCGCGATCTCGATCTCGCTCCTGGTCATCAACCTGCTCGGTCTCGGCCTGGGGCCGACGCTGATCGCGTTGATGACCGACCGGGTCTTCCACGATCCGGCGATGATCCATCTCGCGATCCTGGCCGTCAGCGTCGCGATGCTGCTCCTGTCGCTCACCTGCCTGCTGATCGGCTATCGGCCTTATCTCGCGCTGGTCGAACGGCTCGGGCACGCGCGCCTGGCATCCGCCGGCCCGCCCGTGGCGGTCGACGGGGCCGCTGTACCTTGATGATCGCAGACGATATGCCGGAGGGATGACCGAGCAACGATCCCAAGGTGCCGGCACCGGAGCGCCGCCAGCGGCGACGAGCGATCGCCAGCCGCGCTTCAATCGCGACGAGCGCCAGGCCGATCTGCTGAGATACGCGGCGCAGGAAGTGCTCGCTCAAGGCGGCTTCCCTATCTCGTTCGAGCGGCTGGCATGCGCGGCCAACGTCAGCAAAGCCCTGATATACAATTATTTCCCCAATCAGCACGTGCTGGGTTCGGCACTCCTGACCGAGGCACTCAGCGTCATCGACCGCGACGCGCTACGCAAGGCGGTGGCACGACCCGACCTGCTGGACGCCGCACGCGCCTGCGCGCTGGCATATTTCGAACTTGTCGGCCGCCAGGGTCCGCTATTGCACGTCCTGCTCGCGGACGCCTTTCTCGAACAGGGAACGGATCGCGCGGCATTTGGACGTGCCGCCATGCTCCTGCTGCCGCTGACCCGACGCCTGAAGCGCGAATTGCGCCTGTCGTCCCGCGAAGCGACCGTCATCGTGCACCTGCTGATGACCGTGCCGGAGGAAGCGGGGCGCAAGGTGTTCCAGGGCGACGTCGATCCCGAACTCGCCAAGCGGCTGTGCGGGGAAACGATCGTCGCGAGCCTGGCCGCCCTGGACGGCCAGACCCCCGAGCATCTGGCGGAAGTGGCCGCGAGCGCGGACTTTTTATGAGCGGCTGCCGTACCGATCGATCATGTGCGCCTGCCCGCCGCCGATCGCCGGCATGACCAGTCGCTCGGCCGTTGCCAGATCGATCTTGCCCCGCGCCAGCAACCGGCCGCCGCGCAGCGACACCGCCGTCAGCATCGCCCCCACGATCGCGCTGACCTGCGGCGGCACGCGATACGCCTCCTGATATACGTCGCCGAACACTTTGCGGTTGGCGTTGCGCCGGTCTTCATGCTCGTCGCGAAGGATGGCGCGGACATCCGGCAAGGCGAGCAATTGCTGCAACACTTCGCCGCGCGTGGCGACCTGCCGCAGATAGGCGAGCGTCGTCAGCGTGTAGCGCATCTGCGGATCCGTACATTGGCGGCTGGCCGCGAGCCGCGCCTTGTTCATTTCGACCAATTCGGACCGAGCGATCGCGGCGAGCAGCTCGGCGGCGCTGCTGAAATAATTATAGCTCTGCGCCTCGCTCATTCCGAGCTCGCGCGCGACCCGTTTCATCGACACCGCGTGGACGCCCTCGGTCCGTACCAGCATCTCGCCCTGCGCCAGAATCTTCTCCCGCCGCTCTTCCCGCGTCAGCCGCAACCGAGGGCGTCGCGATCGCGACCGCGCCGGCGCGATCGTGGCGTATAGATCGGTGCCGGGCGGCGCGGCCGGCAACGGGGTCTGCACCTCGTCCTTGCCGGCATAGACCTTCGCCCAATATCCCCGCGTGGGATAGGGCACCAGCAACCGGTCGCAGATCTTCGCCAATCCGTTGCCGGACAGGCCGATCTCGCCCGCGATCGTCGTCATCGGCTTGGACCAGACCAGATCGTAGATTTCCCGGCGGGACAGCCTCGTCCCGTCGGCGACCGGAAGCTGATCGCTCGGCGCTACAGCGGGATCGGGGGGGTGGCGCATCGCGCGATCAAGCACGTTCGACGCTCTCTTGGCAAGCGATCGATAGGTCTTGACTGATAGTCCAGTTAGAATCTAACTCATAACCATCGCACCAATAAAGCCGAGAGCGTCGGGTGTGCCGGGAGAGAGTGTCGTCGCGAACGCTGCACCGCGTCGCGGCTCCTTCTCCGCATTTAGGATGATCCAGGCTGGATCTCGTGAGGGGAGGATAAGAATGCGCGCTTGCATGACCATCGGGATGCTGCTGACGGGCGTTTCCACGATCGCCGTTCCGTCCGCCGCCGCGGCGCAGGCGACGCCCGTTCAACCCGCCCGGGCGGACAGCGATCCTGGCCAGTCCGAGGCGATCGACTCGCCCGCGCCGTCCGCCGTCGAAGCGCCGGCGGAAATCGTCGTGACCGCGCAGCGCCGCGCCGAAAGCGTCCAACGGGTTCCCGTGGCGATCACGGCGGTCCGCGGCGATGCGCTTCAGCGCCTCAACATCACCAGCCCCCAGCAGCTCACGCTGATCGACCCAAGCGTGAAGTACAAGCAGAGCACCAGCGCCGGAAATTCCGGCTTCCTCATCCGCGGCATCGGCACCAGCAGCTTTTCGGCCGGAATCGAACAGAGCATCTCGACCGTTGTCGACGGCGTGGTGCTTGGCGATCCGTCCACCATCTCGACGCTCGTCGATATCGAACGGGTGGAAATCCTGCGCGGTCCGCAGGGCATGCTGTTCGGCAAGAACGCCTCCGCCGGGCTCGTGTCCTTCACCACCGTCCGCCCCAAGATCGGCGTCACGGAACTGATCGGCCATGGCGAGGTCGGCACGCAGGGTCACGGGGTCGCCAACCTGATCGCCAATCTGCCGCTCTCCGATACCGCGGCGCTACGAGTCTTCGGCTTCTACAAGCAGCGCGACGGGGTGGTCCGCAACCGCAATCCGGCCCTGCCGCGCGATGTGGATGGCCAGCTGAATTACGGCGGCGGCGCGAAGTTCCTGTGGAAGCCGAACGACGATCTGAACGTGTTCGTATCTGCCGATTATTCCGAAGTCGGCCGGTTCTGCTGTTCGATGGTCTGGGCGAAGAACGCCCCCGGCTACGCCCCGGCCGTCTCGCTCGCGCAATACGGCATCACCGCGTCCCCGACCAATCGCGACGTCGCGATCGGCGGACGATCATACGGTTACGCCCATCGCGGGGGTGCTTCGATCGAGGTCAATTACGAGATGGGCGATTACGCCCTCACGTCGCTCAGCGCGTATCGGCAATCCTACCGCGAATCGTTCTACGACGGCGACAATACGACCGTGAACTATGTCGATCGGAACGGCGGATCGAACGCCCTGCGTCAGGTGAGCCAGGAGCTGCGGCTGACATCGCCCACCGGGGGCCTTGTCGATTATGTCGCGGGCCTGTTCTTCTTCGACCAGCATGCCACCGGATATATCGACCAGCAGGGCCGCCTGGAGTGGATCGTCCCCGCATCGAACGGGACGATTATCCGCGTCGTTCCGACCCAGCCGGTCGGGACGATCTTCGACGGCAATCTCACCAATCGCGTGCATTCGCGAAGTTACGCCGCGTTCGCCCAGGCGAACGTCCATGCCACCGACAAACTGAACTTCATTCTCGGCGGTCGTCTGACGCGGGACGTGCTGAAGCTGGATTACAGTCGCGGTTCGGTGCCGGGCACGGTGCCGATCCCGGGGGGCGTGACATTGTCGCTGCGCCAGAGCACCGCGAACACCAACCTCTCCTTTCGTCTGGGCGCGCAATATAGCGTCAGCGACGACATCATGACCTACGCCACCGTGTCGCGCGGCTATAAGGGTCCCGGCTTCAGTGGCCTCACCGTCTCCAACGTCTCGCAGGATCAGCGGGTCGCACCGGAAATCCCGACCAACTACGAACTCGGCATCAGGGCGACGTTGCTCGATCGGCGCCTGACGCTCAACGCGACCTTGTTCAAGACCCATGTCCGCGATTTCCAGGCCCAGGTCGCCGACCTGTCGAGCGCAAGCTACGCCAACCGCATCACCAACGCCGGTTCGCTCAACAGCAAGGGTGTGGAATTCAGCGTCATCGCCCGCCCGATCCCCGATCTCACGCTCAGTGGCGGCGGCTCCTACGTCGATGCGAAATATGGCGAGTTCAACGGCGTGCAATGCTATTTCGGCCAACCGAAGGTCGCCCAGGGTGGGCCATGCACGGCACCGCCCGCCAACCCGACCTCGATCGACGGATTCTTCAACGCCGCCGGCCTGCGCCTCGCCGCCGCACCGAAATTCAGCTACAATCTCGTTGCCGATTACCAGCGAGCGATCGGGTCCGATCTGCGCGCTTCGGTGCAGTTCAATTTCAGCGGGCAATCGGACGTCAATTATTCGGCCAACGGCGATCCGGGAACGATCCAGAAGGCGTTCGGACTGCTCGGCGGCAATGTCGGGATCGGCGCGGCGGACAGCCGCTGGCGCATCGGCCTGTTCGCGATCAACCTGCTCGACAAACGGTGGGCCGCGCAAAAGAATCCCAGCCCGACGACCACGTTGAACCCGGGCGGCTACCTGCAATATTACAGCCCGGACGCGGTGCGGACCGTTGGCCTGACGCTCGATTTCAGACTGTGATGGAGACTGGTCCGATGAAGTTCTACGGCGCGCCGATGCCGGCCCCCAACCCCCGCCGGGTTCGCATCTTCGCGGCGGAGAAATCGATTTCGCTGCCCGAGATCGCGCTCGATCTGCGCGAACGGGATCACAAGTCCGCCGATCATCTCAGGCGAAATTCGCTCGGACAGGTTCCCGTGCTCGAACTCGACGACGGCACGATGATCACCGAGACCGTCTCGATCTGCCGATATCTCGACGCGGTCTATCCGGATCCACCGATGTTCGGCCGTACTCCGATCGAGATCGGCGTTGTCGACATGTGGATACGCCGGATCGAGATTCAGCTCGCCGAACCGACCCGAATGTTCTGGCGCCATGCCCATCCCGCCACGGCCGCCTTGGTCGAACAGCATGTCGTGTTCGGCGAGTCCAACCGTGCGACCTTGTCGCGCGCGATGGACTGGTTCGATCGCGAGATCGGCGACGGGCGAACCTTCATCACCGGCGATACCTTCACGATGGCCGACATCGCGGCGTTGACGATGATCGATTTCGCGACGCTGATCGGCCTCGATCCGGTTGCTGATCGCAAATCGGTCGCGATCTGGCATGAACGGGTTTCGGCCCGCCCCAGCGCCAGGGCATAGACCGCCCTCCAATTGTCAGGAATTTCGCCATGCAAGCTCGCCAGGTCCAGCTTGTCCGCCGTCCGAACGGCGTACCGGTCGCCCAGGATTTCAAGATCGTATCGGTAGATCTGCCCGAGCCGCAATCCGGCGAGGTCGAGGTCGAGGCGTTGCTGCTGTCGGTCGACCCCTATATGCGACCGCGGCTCAATGCCGATCAGCCACTGAACGAGGCGATGCTGGGCACGGGGATCGGGCGTGTCGTCAAATCGCGCGATCCGGCAGTCCCGGAAGGAACGCTGGTTCGCCACGCGGCCGGCATGCGCGAGCGTTTCCTGTCGCCGGGCCAGGCCGTGCGCATCCTCCGACCCGATCCCGCCTTGCCGCTCACCGTCTACATGCACGCGCTGGGCGGCACCGGACTGACGGCCTATGGCGGGTTGCTCGAAATCGGCGCTGTGCGGGAAGGTGAGCAGGTCGTCGTCTCGACAGCGGGCGGCGCGGTCGGCTCCGTCGCGGCACAGATCGCCAAGATCAAAAACTGCCACGTGGTCGGGATCGCGGGCAGCGACGACAAGGTATCCTGGCTGTTGCAGGAGGCCGGGATCGACGCGGCGATCAACTATCGAACACAGAGTTTGCCCGCGGCGCTGGCCGAGGCGACGCCGAAGGGCATCGACATCTATTTCGAGAATGTCGGCGGCGCGCATCTCGATGCCGCCCTGCCGCTGATGAACGTCCACGGGCGCATTCCGCTGTGCGGGATGATCTCGACATACAATGGAGCGGGAGAAGGTGTGAACAACCTGTTCGAGATGATCTACCGTCGGGTCAGGATGCAGGGCTTCGTCTCGACCGACTTCGCGTCCCTGAACGACCGGTTCGTCGCGGACATGACGGCTTGGCTCAAGGCTGGACAGATCAAATATCAGGAGACGGTTGTCTACGGCTTCGAAAACGCGCCGGAAGCGTTGATCGGCCTCTTCAGCGGACGGAACGCCGGCAAGATGCTGGTCAGCGTCCGCGACTGAACCGGCATACGCCAGACCGTCCGCGCTGCCGGATCGGTCACTGCTGCAATCGCTTGCCGAGGCGGAGGCGCGGGGGCATGAGACTGCGATGTTGGAAACCACGGATCTCGCTCAAGCGGCGCACGTCGTCCAACTCGCGCTGACGCCGATCTTCCTGCTGACCGGTCTTGCATCGCTGCTCAACGTCTTCACCACCAGGCTGGGTCGCATTGCCGACCGCGTCGATCGTCTGGCAAATGATGCCGCAGGGCATCCCCGCCAGTTGGCCCGCCTGCGGCTTCGTTCGCGTGCGCTCGACCTTGCCGTCCTGTTGGCCGCCCTGGCCGGCGCACTGACCTGCGGTGCCGCGCTGACGCTATTCCTGGGGGCGTTGCGCAACGCCGGCACGGGCTACTTTCTCTTCGGCTTTTTCGGATCGGCGCTCATCTGCGCGGTCGCGGCGCTCGCGGCGTTCGGATTCGAAACCGTCCTCTCCGGCAGATCCGTTCGAGAGCAAGCGCAACCGGAGGGCGACCAGCAAGAGCATCAAGACCGATAGAAGGTTGCGACGCTAGTTAGCCCCGAAGTTTATGTCGCTGAACTGCCCCCCAGTGCGACACCCGATTCACCTATATCGCGCCCCGACTTTCAACATTTGCTATCCGGAAGCGTTTCTTTGGCCAAGTGCCAATTATGGACGTCGCGCCGCAAGGCGATTACGCTTGCCACACTCGCAATCGTAGATACGTTGACGTTCAAGATGAACGTCCGAAACAATCGCATAGACGGCTGGAAGGCGATCGGAGCTTATCTGGGCCGAGAGCGAAGCACCGTCATCCGCTGGACGAAGGATCGGGGTCTTCCGGTACATGCGATGCCCGGCGGCAGGACAAGGCGAGTCTATGCCCTGAAAGATGAATTGGATGCTTGGCGCCTGTCGCTGCCTCCAACCGACGCCACGCCGAAAATATCCGAGATGCCGATCGCCGCGCCAACTGTTCGAGCGCGGATCAACAATATTTGGCTAGGTGCCATGATTTGTGCGGCGGCCGCGGGAGCATTGGCGATTGCCGTGACCTTGTCTCACCGCGATGACGACAGCCGCATGATCCCGAACGATCCGAAATTGGCCCAGAGGTTCATCACGGCCAGGGACGAGATCGCCCGGCGAGATGCGCGCAGCCTTGGCGATGCCACGTCCGATCTCAAGGCCATCACGCAGGCCGATCCCGGTTTCGCACCCGCGCAGGCGAGCTTGGCGGACGCGTACATACTCGCGCGCGAATTCGGGTCGATAGACGATAGAGATGCTTTCCCGAAGATCGAACAGGCCGCCCGGCGCGCGCTCGCCATCGCCCCCGATCTCGCCGGCGCGCATCGCGCGATCGCGTTCGTCGATTATTGGTGGAAGGGCGACGGGCCCGCCGCTGTGCAGGGGTTTCGCCGTGCGCTCGCTCTGGACGAGGAGGATGGCTTCACGCATTTGTGGTATGCCAACATTTTGGCCGACAATGGCGATACTGCCGCGGCCGCGCGCGAGTTCGAAACCGCGAAACGATATCAGCCCGGCGCACC contains:
- a CDS encoding MFS transporter; translation: MASKTYGADEAIPIAAEESYPSAAYGWFVVFVLTVAYVFSFLDRQILSLLVEPMKRDLALSDTQISLLQGLAFALCNVLVGLPLGRLVDSKRRTWLVAGGIGFWSLATAGCGLVRSYGALLALRMGVGAGEAVLTPAANSLIGDHFPPHKVGLPLAVYSIGIYIGGGLALVIGATIIAGTLKSGPTLLPLIGEIRPWQTVFLIIGLPGLLVALVALCLREPRRTGAVHSVTAADGSQVAAALPLRDVLAYLRANKRAFLAINLFMGFSAVAGYGVAAWVPTMFIRRHGWSAVEIGHIYGVLLLTFGTAGVLCGGWLGDVMTRRRGASGRLRAAVWVKLATIPLIFGYTLLPNGSWALVPLAGAVFLPTFLNGLSPAIIQQMVPNQMRGTAISISLLVINLLGLGLGPTLIALMTDRVFHDPAMIHLAILAVSVAMLLLSLTCLLIGYRPYLALVERLGHARLASAGPPVAVDGAAVP
- the infA gene encoding translation initiation factor IF-1; the encoded protein is MAKEELLEMRGQVVELLPNAMFRVKLENDHEILGHTAGKMRKNRIRVLVGDEVLVELTPYDLTKGRITYRFK
- a CDS encoding ribonuclease, translated to MPEWLYEAGIGEARAALVADNRILKVRIEPDDGAVRVGTVTPARLIEITRPGREGRITLDDGGEATFSPLPPGITQGSRLTVRIVRAAIPEAGRPKRPRAAPTDEAPGPGPDLLARITATGHPVRTLRAHEPDALEQSGWSEVLEEALTGEIAFAGGALRMTPTPAMTLFDVDGTGDLDSLALAAATAVAEAIVRHDIGGSIGIDFPTITGKAPRLAVAGAIDDALPGPFERTAVNGFGFLQIVRPRIHASLPERLRADPSAAKARALLRQIERTPPPVPRRHRVSARLLATLAAHPTWVEDLARRTGVVPTFELE
- a CDS encoding NADP-dependent oxidoreductase, with protein sequence MQARQVQLVRRPNGVPVAQDFKIVSVDLPEPQSGEVEVEALLLSVDPYMRPRLNADQPLNEAMLGTGIGRVVKSRDPAVPEGTLVRHAAGMRERFLSPGQAVRILRPDPALPLTVYMHALGGTGLTAYGGLLEIGAVREGEQVVVSTAGGAVGSVAAQIAKIKNCHVVGIAGSDDKVSWLLQEAGIDAAINYRTQSLPAALAEATPKGIDIYFENVGGAHLDAALPLMNVHGRIPLCGMISTYNGAGEGVNNLFEMIYRRVRMQGFVSTDFASLNDRFVADMTAWLKAGQIKYQETVVYGFENAPEALIGLFSGRNAGKMLVSVRD
- a CDS encoding Maf family protein, which encodes MTDSIPHLVLASTSPRRLELLARIGIAPARLAAPDVDEDPLPGEAPRLYVLRIATAKAHAVERAANEVILSGDTTIAVGRRILGKPEDEADLRRMLGLLSGRRHHCLSAVCVIDTAGTARTRLSDTTIAFKPLSPAEIDAYVASGEGMGKAGGYAIQGRAEAWVRMLSGSHSGVVGLPLFETRALLGSAGVPLA
- a CDS encoding TonB-dependent receptor, with protein sequence MTIGMLLTGVSTIAVPSAAAAQATPVQPARADSDPGQSEAIDSPAPSAVEAPAEIVVTAQRRAESVQRVPVAITAVRGDALQRLNITSPQQLTLIDPSVKYKQSTSAGNSGFLIRGIGTSSFSAGIEQSISTVVDGVVLGDPSTISTLVDIERVEILRGPQGMLFGKNASAGLVSFTTVRPKIGVTELIGHGEVGTQGHGVANLIANLPLSDTAALRVFGFYKQRDGVVRNRNPALPRDVDGQLNYGGGAKFLWKPNDDLNVFVSADYSEVGRFCCSMVWAKNAPGYAPAVSLAQYGITASPTNRDVAIGGRSYGYAHRGGASIEVNYEMGDYALTSLSAYRQSYRESFYDGDNTTVNYVDRNGGSNALRQVSQELRLTSPTGGLVDYVAGLFFFDQHATGYIDQQGRLEWIVPASNGTIIRVVPTQPVGTIFDGNLTNRVHSRSYAAFAQANVHATDKLNFILGGRLTRDVLKLDYSRGSVPGTVPIPGGVTLSLRQSTANTNLSFRLGAQYSVSDDIMTYATVSRGYKGPGFSGLTVSNVSQDQRVAPEIPTNYELGIRATLLDRRLTLNATLFKTHVRDFQAQVADLSSASYANRITNAGSLNSKGVEFSVIARPIPDLTLSGGGSYVDAKYGEFNGVQCYFGQPKVAQGGPCTAPPANPTSIDGFFNAAGLRLAAAPKFSYNLVADYQRAIGSDLRASVQFNFSGQSDVNYSANGDPGTIQKAFGLLGGNVGIGAADSRWRIGLFAINLLDKRWAAQKNPSPTTTLNPGGYLQYYSPDAVRTVGLTLDFRL
- a CDS encoding DNA gyrase inhibitor YacG, which translates into the protein MAKTDACPICGKPPAGTHKPFCSQGCRDRDLLQWLGEGYRIPAGPLNVDEADSLPDGLDSRGSAD
- a CDS encoding TetR/AcrR family transcriptional regulator; the encoded protein is MTEQRSQGAGTGAPPAATSDRQPRFNRDERQADLLRYAAQEVLAQGGFPISFERLACAANVSKALIYNYFPNQHVLGSALLTEALSVIDRDALRKAVARPDLLDAARACALAYFELVGRQGPLLHVLLADAFLEQGTDRAAFGRAAMLLLPLTRRLKRELRLSSREATVIVHLLMTVPEEAGRKVFQGDVDPELAKRLCGETIVASLAALDGQTPEHLAEVAASADFL
- a CDS encoding TetR/AcrR family transcriptional regulator, producing MRHPPDPAVAPSDQLPVADGTRLSRREIYDLVWSKPMTTIAGEIGLSGNGLAKICDRLLVPYPTRGYWAKVYAGKDEVQTPLPAAPPGTDLYATIAPARSRSRRPRLRLTREERREKILAQGEMLVRTEGVHAVSMKRVARELGMSEAQSYNYFSSAAELLAAIARSELVEMNKARLAASRQCTDPQMRYTLTTLAYLRQVATRGEVLQQLLALPDVRAILRDEHEDRRNANRKVFGDVYQEAYRVPPQVSAIVGAMLTAVSLRGGRLLARGKIDLATAERLVMPAIGGGQAHMIDRYGSRS
- a CDS encoding glutathione S-transferase family protein, with amino-acid sequence MKFYGAPMPAPNPRRVRIFAAEKSISLPEIALDLRERDHKSADHLRRNSLGQVPVLELDDGTMITETVSICRYLDAVYPDPPMFGRTPIEIGVVDMWIRRIEIQLAEPTRMFWRHAHPATAALVEQHVVFGESNRATLSRAMDWFDREIGDGRTFITGDTFTMADIAALTMIDFATLIGLDPVADRKSVAIWHERVSARPSARA
- a CDS encoding DUF2721 domain-containing protein, which translates into the protein METTDLAQAAHVVQLALTPIFLLTGLASLLNVFTTRLGRIADRVDRLANDAAGHPRQLARLRLRSRALDLAVLLAALAGALTCGAALTLFLGALRNAGTGYFLFGFFGSALICAVAALAAFGFETVLSGRSVREQAQPEGDQQEHQDR